In Cydia amplana chromosome 13, ilCydAmpl1.1, whole genome shotgun sequence, the genomic stretch GATTGCTCCCGCGATCTCTTCCTGAGTGGCTGCCTCATCTAGGCCCGAAATgcgtaagtccgccattttggtggGCCTGTATACTCGGGCTTCCTCACCGATCACCTCCGTCATTTTTCGGCAGAGTTCATCAGCCGCCCTACCATTGTCGGACCCGGACACCTCAAGTATCCTGGCTCCAGCAGCTGTTTTGCGGACCTTGACGTGCTCTACACCCACATCAGCAAGCTTCACCGATTTAGTGACCTTATACAAAATTGAGGCGTATGTCGCCTCAGACTCCGGCTTCAAGGCCATCACGATCGCGGCCGTGGCGGGCACAACCAGCTTCCGTGGGCCCGCTGGTGCCGGTTTCCGAGCCGGGGCGGCAGGGGGGGAAGGGGTCTTGGCGGATTTGCCATTGCCCTTCCTGACAACCTGCGTCCAAGACTCAGCAGGCTCCTGTGTTTTTGTTGCCGGCTGCGAGGGTGGAGAGGCACTAGGCTCCTTCACCGTCTTCTGCCTAGGAGCAGAGTTAGCCCTCTTCTTGGTCGCTGGTGCCGAAGGCTGGGCCACAGGGGCCTTAGGCTGCCTTGTCGGCGGCGCACCTGTCACTGCCCTTGAGGGCGGCGCCCCAGATTGAGGTTCCGGCTGGTTCGCGGTCGTCTTATTCCTGTCCGCAGCGAGAGGAGGGCGGGGGACCGGCTCAGGGAAATAGCCCGTGCGGGCCGAGATCATGTTTCCCATGGTAATTGTAAGGTCCCGCTTCAGGTCCTCCTTCAATTCCTTGAGGGCCTCTTTGAGGGCCTCAGAGAAGTCCGTCGCCTGGCCGCATTGGGCCGTCGGGGCCTGTGGGGGCTGGATCGTCCTCTCAGATAAGGCTCTACGAAGGGCCTTCATCTCGGTCTGACATTGGGCAAGTTGCTCCCGCATTAGGTTATTGTCCGCCTTTAAGGCCCGCAACTCCTCGTCCTCTACTCTATCCGCCAGGACGTCAGTGGCCGCCAGGATGTCCCGGCAGGCCTGGTTCAGTTTTCCCCAGACTTGTCCATTTAGGTTGCCGGATTTTCCGGCAGCCTCTAG encodes the following:
- the LOC134653658 gene encoding uncharacterized protein LOC134653658, which gives rise to MDNPAQGLNPEMAPITGPHKGASGAGSSTSPDWEEPMEGQDRAEAASKKRPHEGNRVLEYETHVGSGPKVSTALRGRAKAMVKKASMGHFTGLAAAKARLKAYKEDLLLEVLDSQEGKEKGVVPPLLLRRSQGDNKKKGDKEPWMVSPSPSPSQEMTESSPPLYTGTDYIEIVREATHIVLEAAGKSGNLNGQVWGKLNQACRDILAATDVLADRVEDEELRALKADNNLMREQLAQCQTEMKALRRALSERTIQPPQAPTAQCGQATDFSEALKEALKELKEDLKRDLTITMGNMISARTGYFPEPVPRPPLAADRNKTTANQPEPQSGAPPSRAVTGAPPTRQPKAPVAQPSAPATKKRANSAPRQKTVKEPSASPPSQPATKTQEPAESWTQVVRKGNGKSAKTPSPPAAPARKPAPAGPRKLVVPATAAIVMALKPESEATYASILYKVTKSVKLADVGVEHVKVRKTAAGARILEVSGSDNGRAADELCRKMTEVIGEEARVYRPTKMADLRISGLDEAATQEEIAGAIAKLGECSINEVKVGSIRAQYNGTASTLAQCPITAAKRVTAAGRLQIGWSSAIVVALDPTPMRCFRCMGTGHTRALCPSPVDRSGLCFRCSRPDHKRVDCKAETAFCSVCHAAKRPAGHIMGGFSCTPPPAKGKEALPKTQRAPPVSNIDQRACEGQNMDI